Proteins encoded by one window of Synechococcus sp. MVIR-18-1:
- a CDS encoding DMT family transporter produces MQGLLGAIRGSQSTKEWRACGALIACALAFSLMTVCVKHLGGRLPVAEVVLVRSLISIAITLAMLRRLKVSPWGEQRGLLLIRGGLGTAALLCFFEALARLPLAAATLLQYTYPTLTALAAWLLLGEPIRRRIGIAVLLGLLGVTLVVQPEWVGGTMGSLPAMAALIGLGGALLTALAYVSVRQLSVQEHPLVIVFYFPLVSVPATLPLLWGQATLWPNPTEWVWLIGVGLFTQIGQIWLTEGLSALPAARATSINYVQVVFASLWGVLFFAEPITSAVVLGALCVLGATLISLSARTARKAGA; encoded by the coding sequence ATGCAGGGGCTGTTAGGCGCGATACGAGGCAGCCAGTCCACGAAGGAATGGCGAGCCTGCGGAGCCCTGATCGCCTGTGCGTTGGCGTTCAGTTTGATGACCGTTTGCGTGAAACACCTAGGGGGACGGCTGCCCGTGGCAGAAGTCGTGCTGGTGCGCTCCTTGATCAGCATTGCCATCACCCTGGCGATGTTGCGTCGTCTCAAGGTCTCGCCATGGGGCGAACAACGTGGGTTGTTATTGATCCGTGGGGGATTAGGGACGGCGGCCTTGTTGTGTTTCTTTGAGGCTCTCGCTCGGCTTCCACTCGCGGCAGCAACCCTGCTCCAATACACCTATCCAACCCTGACGGCACTCGCGGCATGGCTGCTGTTAGGCGAGCCCATCCGACGCCGAATCGGCATCGCTGTGTTGCTAGGGCTGCTGGGGGTCACATTGGTGGTGCAGCCGGAATGGGTCGGAGGCACGATGGGAAGCCTGCCTGCCATGGCGGCTCTGATTGGCCTAGGCGGTGCGTTACTGACGGCACTGGCTTACGTGAGTGTGCGCCAGCTATCGGTTCAAGAGCACCCTCTGGTGATCGTCTTTTACTTCCCCTTGGTGTCTGTGCCTGCAACCCTGCCCTTGCTATGGGGGCAGGCCACGCTGTGGCCCAATCCAACGGAGTGGGTCTGGCTGATCGGAGTTGGGTTGTTCACTCAGATCGGGCAGATCTGGTTAACAGAAGGCCTATCTGCCCTGCCTGCAGCCCGCGCCACCTCGATCAATTACGTCCAAGTGGTGTTTGCGTCACTGTGGGGCGTGCTCTTTTTTGCTGAGCCAATTACGAGCGCTGTAGTGCTTGGAGCCTTATGCGTCTTGGGGGCAACATTGATCAGCCTGAGCGCCAGGACGGCTCGAAAAGCAGGAGCCTGA
- a CDS encoding N-acetylmuramoyl-L-alanine amidase — MAATIYLHWTATAYDWIRPGHYHSIITGDGLVHRLHSYSVDLPAHTWQRNSNAVALSCSCMGGTPDPWTQPPTPSQLESLCAETASIARSWGWSAADINITTVMTHAEAASNRDGRSMHDNYGPVIWGGSGERWDLLQLKRNGATDGGEQLRAGIQALMRGEPSAGFTTRSDKLEPLLFRGHTTIKARGDDLPVQIDANGTSWALAADLLARYDIPYVWDTSLQRLLVGALDVAPTYRADAIQADVGWALFEMSLQTGNAPVILTGIMRPTSDRPVQTARAWCRVVEFAEEFGVSIAYNPLVLGERRGG; from the coding sequence ATGGCCGCCACGATTTATCTGCATTGGACCGCCACTGCCTACGACTGGATTCGCCCTGGGCACTATCACTCGATCATCACTGGTGATGGTCTTGTGCACCGTTTGCATTCCTACAGCGTGGATTTGCCAGCTCACACCTGGCAGCGCAATAGCAATGCCGTTGCCCTCTCTTGCTCCTGCATGGGTGGTACCCCTGATCCTTGGACGCAACCACCAACTCCATCACAGCTCGAAAGCCTTTGCGCAGAAACGGCTTCGATCGCTCGGAGCTGGGGTTGGAGTGCGGCTGATATCAACATCACCACAGTGATGACCCATGCCGAAGCCGCATCCAATCGCGATGGCAGATCAATGCATGACAACTATGGACCGGTGATTTGGGGTGGCAGCGGCGAGCGTTGGGATCTTTTGCAATTGAAGCGGAATGGTGCCACGGATGGTGGTGAACAACTTCGCGCCGGTATTCAGGCACTCATGCGCGGTGAACCAAGTGCTGGCTTCACTACCAGATCTGACAAGCTTGAACCACTGTTGTTTCGTGGTCATACGACAATCAAGGCGCGTGGTGATGATTTACCTGTCCAAATTGATGCGAATGGCACGTCATGGGCTCTAGCGGCTGATCTATTGGCTCGTTATGACATTCCTTATGTTTGGGATACCAGTTTGCAGCGGCTTTTAGTGGGTGCCCTTGATGTTGCGCCCACCTACCGTGCTGATGCCATTCAGGCTGATGTGGGCTGGGCATTGTTTGAGATGTCGTTGCAAACCGGCAATGCTCCTGTGATTCTCACTGGAATCATGAGGCCTACGAGTGATCGCCCTGTTCAGACCGCCCGCGCTTGGTGCCGGGTGGTGGAATTTGCTGAGGAATTCGGTGTCTCGATTGCTTATAACCCTCTCGTATTAGGTGAACGGCGGGGTGGTTAA